Proteins encoded by one window of Methanobacterium sp. CWC-01:
- a CDS encoding metal-dependent transcriptional regulator, with product MKTIPRLSQSVEDYLETMYCLSRDKGEIKVKDISQALNVKPPSVVEAVQKLSQMGLVSYQRYREIKLTPEGRQVAEAIKERHTVLEDFLNLLGVGVEVAGDDACAMEHVLSKSTICNLKSFAEFMEIYPYASQFMDAFYHYHQHGKLPEEK from the coding sequence ATGAAAACCATTCCCAGGTTAAGTCAGAGTGTGGAGGATTATCTGGAGACCATGTACTGTCTAAGTAGGGATAAAGGTGAAATTAAGGTAAAGGACATCTCTCAGGCTTTGAATGTCAAACCACCAAGTGTGGTGGAGGCAGTGCAGAAATTATCCCAGATGGGCCTGGTCTCTTACCAGCGCTACCGGGAGATAAAGTTAACCCCTGAGGGCCGGCAGGTGGCCGAGGCCATCAAAGAAAGACACACCGTCCTAGAAGACTTTTTAAACCTCCTGGGAGTGGGTGTGGAGGTGGCTGGTGATGATGCCTGTGCCATGGAACATGTTCTGAGCAAATCCACCATCTGCAACCTGAAAAGCTTCGCCGAGTTCATGGAGATCTATCCTTATGCCTCCCAGTTCATGGATGCCTTCTACCACTACCATCAACATGGAAAATTACCGGAAGAGAAATAG
- a CDS encoding ferrous iron transporter B, whose product MKILLMGNPNVGKSVVFSRLTGVQVTSSNYPGTTVGYTKGNLKLGKITAELIDVPGTYSLQPACQAEEVARKMFQEEDPDLVISVMDATNLERNLFLTLQILERGLPTVVVLNMWDCAQRRGVHLNIQGLSEALGVPILPLVAVTGEGLKELSEVMEDALKNQHKYSPQIIPMQDEERWAFIGQLVSSLQKIEHRHPTFLEKLERASVHPVYGIFIAIFTIIITLQVVIGLGEFLITYLLDPLYYQYYGPFITQTVSNIFPSGLIHEILIGTGYQYETSFGILTTGVYVEFAVVLPYILSFYLFLGLLEDLGYLPRLAVLVDSLMHRLGLHGFSIIPIILGFGCNVPAVLSTRILEGKREKFIASALIAMSIPCMAQTAVIIGLLGAYGLQYIAVVYGTLFILFISLGMVLNRLIPGESPEIFVEIPPYRIPHLKTLLQKTWIRVKGFLIEAVPFVFLGILAINLLYIFGIMDFLTILVSPILSNLLGLPDDAIGALIMGFLRKDLATAMLAPLNLTAQQLTVATTFLAVSFPCIATFVVLLKELGVKDLLKVILIMVVVALLAGTTLNLMWSVI is encoded by the coding sequence CTCGAACTACCCTGGCACTACGGTGGGTTACACCAAGGGAAACCTAAAACTCGGAAAGATAACCGCCGAACTTATTGATGTTCCCGGCACATATTCCCTGCAACCAGCCTGTCAGGCTGAAGAAGTGGCTCGTAAAATGTTTCAGGAGGAAGATCCGGATCTGGTGATTTCTGTGATGGATGCCACCAATCTGGAACGTAATCTCTTTTTAACTTTACAGATCCTGGAGAGGGGACTACCCACCGTGGTGGTGCTGAACATGTGGGACTGCGCCCAGAGACGAGGAGTACACCTGAACATTCAAGGACTATCTGAAGCACTGGGGGTTCCCATTCTTCCGTTAGTAGCTGTCACCGGGGAGGGCTTGAAGGAACTCTCTGAAGTAATGGAGGATGCCCTGAAAAATCAACATAAATACTCTCCTCAAATTATTCCCATGCAAGATGAAGAGCGATGGGCATTTATAGGTCAATTAGTATCCAGTCTTCAAAAAATTGAGCATAGACACCCTACTTTCCTGGAAAAACTTGAAAGAGCTTCGGTTCATCCGGTTTACGGTATATTTATAGCCATATTTACCATCATAATTACTTTACAGGTGGTTATTGGTCTGGGGGAGTTTTTAATCACCTACCTCCTGGATCCCCTTTACTACCAGTACTACGGACCCTTCATCACTCAAACGGTTAGTAATATATTTCCCAGTGGTCTGATCCATGAAATACTGATTGGTACTGGTTACCAGTATGAAACCTCCTTCGGTATACTCACCACCGGGGTGTACGTGGAATTCGCAGTGGTGTTGCCCTACATACTATCCTTCTATCTCTTTCTGGGTTTACTGGAAGACCTGGGATATCTGCCCCGTTTAGCCGTACTGGTGGACAGCTTGATGCATCGTCTGGGGTTACACGGCTTCTCCATAATCCCCATCATCCTGGGATTCGGTTGCAACGTACCGGCAGTACTATCCACCCGTATATTAGAAGGAAAAAGAGAAAAGTTCATTGCTTCTGCTTTAATAGCAATGTCCATTCCCTGCATGGCTCAGACGGCAGTTATAATTGGACTTCTTGGCGCTTATGGCTTGCAGTATATTGCTGTGGTTTACGGGACCCTATTCATTCTGTTCATATCCCTGGGCATGGTCTTAAACCGATTAATTCCTGGGGAAAGTCCAGAAATATTTGTGGAAATACCGCCCTACCGTATTCCCCACCTCAAGACCCTCCTGCAAAAAACCTGGATCAGGGTTAAAGGATTCCTAATCGAGGCAGTTCCCTTTGTGTTTTTGGGAATTCTGGCCATCAACCTCCTGTACATCTTTGGCATCATGGACTTCCTCACCATTCTGGTGTCCCCCATATTATCCAACCTCCTGGGCCTGCCGGATGATGCCATTGGAGCATTGATCATGGGCTTTTTACGTAAAGATCTGGCCACAGCCATGCTAGCACCCCTAAATCTCACCGCCCAACAACTCACTGTGGCCACCACCTTCCTTGCCGTGAGCTTTCCCTGTATAGCTACCTTCGTGGTTCTTCTGAAGGAATTGGGGGTTAAGGATCTGCTAAAGGTGATCCTGATCATGGTTGTGGTGGCCCTCCTGGCAGGAACCACTTTGAACCTAATGTGGAGTGTGATATAA